The Streptomyces sp. NBC_01775 genome includes a region encoding these proteins:
- a CDS encoding M4 family metallopeptidase, with product MDAHPAHSQQFHPVFCTIVPPHLLDRLSRGENETLSGRARRTLEQDASQRTRRRVTTIRHSALAPSRPTPGTEADQKPQRTIYDAKNKETLPGKKVREEGSKPAKDASVNRAYAGLGATFELYLSAYARYSIDGSGLPLDATVHYGEEYGNAFWDGKQMVFGDGDGELFRDFTLPVDVIGHELTHGVTQYTANLEYFGQSGALNESVSDVFGSLIKQHGLSQTADQADWLIGAGLFTDQVEGEALRSMKAPGTAYDDDVLGKDPQPATMEDYVNTGTDNGGVHINSGIPNHAFYQLAVELGGHAWERAGQIWYDTLTSGKLSTTCDFAAFAAATAESASSRYGESSAEREAVLKCWSEVGVSPQSSQDAAGN from the coding sequence ATGGACGCACATCCCGCGCACTCGCAGCAGTTCCATCCTGTCTTCTGCACGATCGTGCCCCCGCACCTCCTCGACCGGCTCTCCCGGGGCGAGAACGAGACGCTCTCCGGGCGCGCCCGCCGCACGCTGGAGCAGGACGCCTCCCAGCGCACCCGCCGCCGGGTCACCACGATCCGCCACTCGGCGCTGGCCCCCTCCCGGCCCACCCCCGGCACCGAGGCGGACCAGAAGCCGCAGCGCACCATCTACGACGCGAAGAACAAGGAGACCCTCCCGGGCAAGAAGGTCAGGGAGGAGGGCAGCAAGCCCGCCAAGGACGCCTCCGTCAACCGCGCCTACGCGGGCCTGGGCGCCACCTTCGAGCTGTACCTGTCCGCCTACGCGCGCTACTCGATCGACGGCTCGGGGCTGCCGCTTGACGCCACGGTCCACTACGGCGAGGAGTACGGCAACGCGTTCTGGGACGGCAAGCAGATGGTCTTCGGGGACGGCGACGGCGAGCTGTTCCGCGACTTCACCCTGCCCGTGGACGTGATCGGCCACGAGCTGACGCACGGCGTCACGCAGTACACCGCCAACCTGGAGTACTTCGGCCAGTCGGGCGCGCTCAACGAGTCGGTCTCCGACGTCTTCGGCTCGCTCATCAAGCAGCACGGACTGAGCCAGACCGCCGACCAGGCCGACTGGCTGATCGGCGCCGGGCTGTTCACCGACCAGGTCGAGGGCGAGGCGCTGCGCTCGATGAAAGCACCGGGCACCGCCTACGACGACGACGTGCTCGGCAAGGACCCGCAGCCGGCCACGATGGAGGACTACGTCAACACGGGCACCGACAACGGTGGCGTGCACATCAACTCCGGCATCCCCAACCACGCCTTCTACCAGCTGGCCGTGGAGCTGGGCGGGCACGCCTGGGAGCGCGCCGGGCAGATCTGGTACGACACCCTCACCTCGGGCAAGCTGTCGACGACCTGCGACTTCGCGGCCTTCGCCGCCGCCACCGCCGAGTCGGCGAGCAGCCGCTACGGCGAGAGCAGCGCGGAGCGGGAGGCCGTGCTCAAGTGCTGGTCCGAGGTGGGCGTATCGCCCCAGTCATCCCAGGATGCGGCCGGAAACTGA
- the leuA gene encoding 2-isopropylmalate synthase, which yields MTSHASIGRATPYTAGVVHQRPSGMPIHKYGQYEAVDIPDRTWPGNRITQAPRWLSTDLRDGNQALIDPMSPARKREMFDLLVRMGYKEIEVGFPSSGQTDFDFVRSIIEEGAIPEDVTISVLTQAREELIARTVESLVGAHRATVHLYNATAPVFREVVFRGSRDQVKQIAVDGTRLVMEYAEKLLDDRTTFGYQYSPEIFTDTELDFALEVCEAVMDVWQPEEGREIILNLPATVERSTPSTHADRFEWMGRHLSRREHVCLSVHPHNDRGTAVAAAELAVMAGADRVEGCLFGQGERTGNVDLVTLGMNLFSQGVDPMIDFSQIDEIRRTYEYCNQMEVHPRHPYAGDLVYTAFSGSHQDAIKKGFEAMEIRAAEAGKTVDDIDWAVPYLPIDPKDVGRSYEAVIRVNSQSGKGGIAYVLKGEHSLDLPRRMQVEFSKTIQEKTDAEGGEVTPADIWSIFQDEYLPAGSGGWGRIALKGAQTSTTSEGKDALTVEAIVDGESTVLSGTGNGPLAAFFDALHGIDVDVRLLDYVEHTMSEGVGAQAAAYIECAIDDKVLWGVGIDANIVRASIKAAVSAVNRAHR from the coding sequence ATGACCTCTCACGCCTCCATCGGCCGAGCCACCCCTTACACCGCGGGCGTCGTACACCAGCGCCCATCAGGGATGCCCATCCACAAGTACGGGCAGTACGAAGCGGTCGACATTCCCGACCGCACCTGGCCGGGCAACCGCATCACCCAGGCCCCCCGCTGGCTGTCGACCGACCTGCGCGACGGCAACCAGGCGCTGATCGACCCGATGTCCCCGGCGCGCAAGCGCGAGATGTTCGACCTGCTGGTCCGCATGGGCTACAAGGAGATCGAGGTCGGCTTCCCCTCCTCGGGCCAGACCGACTTCGACTTCGTGCGCTCCATCATCGAGGAGGGCGCGATCCCCGAGGACGTGACGATCTCCGTCCTCACCCAGGCCCGCGAAGAGCTGATCGCGCGGACGGTGGAGTCCCTGGTGGGGGCGCACCGCGCCACCGTCCACCTGTACAACGCCACCGCGCCCGTCTTCCGCGAGGTCGTCTTCCGCGGCTCGCGCGACCAGGTCAAGCAGATCGCCGTGGACGGCACCCGACTGGTGATGGAGTACGCCGAGAAGCTGCTGGACGACCGGACCACCTTCGGATACCAGTACAGCCCGGAGATCTTCACCGACACCGAGCTGGACTTCGCGCTGGAGGTCTGCGAGGCCGTCATGGACGTCTGGCAGCCGGAGGAGGGGCGGGAGATCATCCTGAACCTGCCCGCGACGGTCGAGCGCTCCACGCCCAGCACCCACGCGGACCGCTTCGAGTGGATGGGCCGCCACCTGTCCCGGCGCGAGCACGTATGCCTGTCCGTACACCCCCACAACGACCGAGGTACCGCGGTCGCCGCGGCCGAGCTGGCCGTGATGGCGGGCGCCGACCGCGTCGAGGGCTGTCTGTTCGGGCAGGGCGAGCGCACCGGCAACGTCGACCTGGTCACCCTGGGGATGAACCTGTTCAGCCAGGGCGTCGACCCGATGATCGACTTCTCGCAGATCGACGAGATCCGCCGCACCTACGAGTACTGCAACCAGATGGAGGTCCACCCGCGCCACCCCTACGCGGGAGACCTGGTCTACACCGCCTTCTCCGGCTCCCACCAGGACGCCATCAAGAAGGGCTTCGAGGCGATGGAGATCCGCGCCGCCGAAGCGGGCAAGACCGTGGACGACATCGACTGGGCCGTGCCGTACCTGCCCATCGACCCCAAGGACGTCGGCCGCTCCTACGAGGCCGTCATCCGCGTCAACTCGCAGTCCGGCAAGGGCGGCATCGCCTACGTGCTCAAGGGCGAGCACAGCCTGGATCTGCCGCGCCGGATGCAGGTGGAGTTCTCGAAGACCATCCAGGAGAAGACCGACGCGGAGGGCGGCGAGGTCACCCCCGCAGACATCTGGTCGATCTTCCAGGACGAGTACCTGCCCGCCGGGAGCGGCGGCTGGGGCCGCATCGCCCTCAAGGGCGCGCAGACCTCGACCACCAGCGAGGGCAAGGACGCGCTGACGGTCGAGGCCATTGTGGACGGCGAGTCCACGGTGCTCAGCGGCACCGGGAACGGCCCGCTGGCCGCCTTCTTCGACGCGCTGCACGGAATCGACGTGGACGTACGCCTGCTCGACTACGTGGAGCACACGATGAGCGAGGGCGTCGGCGCACAGGCCGCCGCCTACATCGAGTGCGCGATCGACGACAAGGTGCTGTGGGGCGTGGGCATCGACGCGAACATCGTCCGGGCCTCGATCAAGGCCGCGGTCTCCGCCGTGAACCGCGCGCACCGCTGA
- a CDS encoding TerB family tellurite resistance protein has translation MRQRPFRVRLAGVRTSWRTLDDGDFFCPDCGGDRRYRRRTGRRRFVLLGVPLVPRGPAGPVVECVACRAHFAADVLDHPTTTRLSAMLREAVHSVALAVLAAGGADARPVRETAVETVRAAGFPGCTEEELTALLAALTAESRSRRSQGHISREIELHEVLAPLAPHLAVPGRESLLLQGARIALADGLYCSAEREVLATVGRALEIGAEDVDRLLAEARTPS, from the coding sequence ATGCGCCAACGACCCTTCCGTGTACGTCTCGCAGGGGTCCGCACGAGCTGGCGCACCCTCGATGACGGTGATTTCTTCTGCCCCGACTGCGGCGGTGACCGCCGCTACCGCAGGCGGACAGGGCGCCGCCGCTTCGTCCTCCTCGGCGTTCCGCTGGTGCCGCGTGGCCCTGCCGGGCCTGTCGTCGAATGTGTCGCGTGCCGCGCGCACTTCGCCGCCGACGTGCTCGACCACCCCACCACCACCCGGCTGTCGGCCATGCTCCGCGAGGCCGTGCACAGCGTGGCGCTCGCCGTGCTGGCGGCGGGCGGCGCCGACGCGCGGCCCGTGCGCGAGACCGCCGTCGAGACGGTGCGCGCCGCGGGCTTCCCCGGCTGCACCGAGGAGGAGCTGACGGCGCTGCTCGCCGCGCTCACCGCCGAGAGCAGAAGCCGCAGAAGCCAGGGGCACATCTCGCGGGAGATCGAGCTGCACGAGGTGCTGGCCCCGCTCGCCCCGCACCTGGCGGTCCCCGGCCGCGAGAGCCTGCTGCTCCAGGGCGCGCGCATCGCGCTGGCCGACGGGCTGTACTGCTCGGCGGAGCGCGAGGTGCTGGCCACCGTCGGGCGGGCGCTGGAGATCGGCGCCGAGGATGTCGACCGGCTGCTGGCGGAGGCCCGTACCCCCTCCTGA
- a CDS encoding GH1 family beta-glucosidase — MTSPDGPTSTNIPFANVPDANVPEVPRFPDGFLWGVSTSAFQIEGAVDEDGRGPSVWDAFAARPDSVKDGSDAAVATGHYHRWPEDLALLEELGVGAYRFSVSWPRVLPEGGGPVNGPGLDFYDRLVDALCEAGIQPVPTLFHWDTPLPLEERGGWLERDTARRFADYADTVAARLGDRVAHWTTLNEPAEVTLLGYGLGEHAPGRRLLFDALPAAHHQLLGHGLAVRALRARGARSVGVANSHGPVWSLSDGEEDRGAAEFYDLVTNRMFADPLLLGRYPDDGLAALLPGPVEDDLKVISEPLDWYGVNYYQPTLVGAPDPEAPAGEFAGIGMPAGLPFGIREIPGKERTGFGWAVVPEGLPETLRTFRERYGDRLPPVMITENGCAYPDPVHDRGRVDFLRAHLCALHEAVAEGIDVRGYFVWSLMDNFEWAEGYRQRFGLVHVDYGTLERTPKDSFRWLRHVLRQQRGGSR; from the coding sequence ATGACGAGCCCGGACGGCCCGACCAGCACGAACATCCCCTTCGCGAACGTCCCCGATGCGAACGTCCCCGAGGTCCCCCGCTTTCCCGACGGGTTCCTGTGGGGCGTGTCCACCTCGGCGTTCCAGATCGAGGGAGCCGTGGACGAGGACGGGCGCGGGCCCTCGGTGTGGGACGCCTTCGCCGCGCGCCCCGACAGCGTCAAGGACGGCAGCGATGCCGCCGTCGCCACCGGGCACTACCACCGCTGGCCCGAGGACCTCGCCCTCCTGGAGGAGCTGGGGGTGGGCGCCTACCGCTTCTCGGTGTCCTGGCCGCGGGTCCTGCCCGAAGGCGGCGGCCCCGTCAACGGCCCAGGGCTGGACTTCTACGACAGGCTCGTCGACGCGCTGTGCGAGGCCGGGATCCAGCCCGTGCCCACGCTCTTCCACTGGGACACCCCGCTGCCCCTCGAAGAGCGCGGCGGCTGGCTGGAGCGGGACACCGCGCGGCGGTTCGCGGACTACGCCGACACCGTCGCGGCGCGCCTCGGTGACCGGGTCGCCCACTGGACCACGCTCAACGAACCGGCCGAAGTCACCCTGCTCGGCTACGGTCTGGGCGAGCACGCACCCGGCAGACGGCTCCTGTTCGACGCGCTGCCCGCAGCCCACCACCAGCTCCTCGGGCACGGTCTGGCCGTCCGCGCGCTGCGCGCACGCGGCGCCCGCTCGGTCGGCGTCGCCAACTCGCACGGGCCGGTGTGGTCGCTCTCGGACGGCGAGGAGGACCGGGGCGCCGCCGAGTTCTACGACCTTGTCACCAACCGGATGTTCGCCGATCCGCTGCTGCTGGGACGCTACCCGGACGACGGGCTGGCGGCGCTGCTGCCGGGCCCCGTCGAGGACGACCTGAAGGTCATCAGCGAGCCGCTGGACTGGTACGGCGTCAACTACTACCAGCCCACCCTCGTCGGCGCCCCCGACCCCGAGGCCCCGGCGGGCGAGTTCGCGGGCATCGGCATGCCTGCCGGACTGCCCTTCGGCATACGGGAGATACCCGGCAAGGAGCGCACCGGATTCGGCTGGGCCGTCGTCCCCGAAGGGCTGCCGGAGACGCTGCGCACCTTCCGCGAGCGCTACGGGGACCGGCTGCCGCCCGTGATGATCACCGAGAACGGCTGCGCGTACCCGGACCCCGTGCACGACCGAGGACGGGTCGACTTCCTCCGGGCCCACCTGTGCGCGCTGCACGAGGCCGTCGCCGAGGGGATCGACGTACGCGGCTACTTCGTGTGGTCCCTGATGGACAACTTCGAGTGGGCGGAGGGGTACCGGCAGCGCTTCGGGCTCGTCCATGTCGACTACGGGACGCTGGAGCGCACCCCGAAGGACTCCTTCCGCTGGCTGCGCCACGTACTGCGGCAGCAGCGCGGCGGCAGCCGGTGA
- the recO gene encoding DNA repair protein RecO, which produces MSLFRDDGIVLRTQKLGEADRIITMLTRGHGRVRAVARGVRRTKSKFGARLEPFSHVDVQFFARGSELVGRGLPLCTQTETIAAYGQGIVSDYDRYTAGTAMLETAERFTDHEGEPNVQQYLLLVGGLRTLASGEHGPGLVLDAFLLRSLAMGGYAPSFADCAKCGLPGPNRFFSVASGGVVCGDCRVPGSVVPSPEALRLLGALLTGDWETADAAERRHCREGAGLVSAYLHWHLERGLRSLRYVRQVPNG; this is translated from the coding sequence ATGAGCCTGTTCCGCGACGACGGCATCGTCCTGCGCACCCAGAAGCTCGGCGAAGCCGACCGCATCATCACGATGCTCACGCGCGGTCACGGGCGGGTGCGGGCTGTGGCGCGGGGGGTGCGGCGGACGAAGTCGAAGTTCGGGGCGCGGCTGGAGCCCTTCAGCCATGTTGACGTGCAATTCTTCGCGCGGGGGAGCGAGCTGGTGGGGCGGGGGCTGCCGCTGTGCACGCAGACGGAGACGATCGCGGCGTACGGCCAGGGCATCGTCTCCGACTACGACCGCTACACCGCCGGTACGGCCATGCTGGAGACCGCGGAGCGGTTCACCGATCATGAGGGCGAGCCGAACGTGCAGCAGTATCTGCTGCTGGTCGGCGGGCTGCGCACCCTCGCGTCCGGGGAGCACGGCCCGGGGCTCGTGCTCGACGCCTTCTTGCTGCGCTCCCTGGCGATGGGCGGCTACGCCCCCAGCTTCGCGGACTGCGCCAAGTGCGGGCTGCCGGGTCCCAACCGGTTCTTCTCCGTCGCCTCGGGCGGCGTGGTGTGCGGGGACTGCCGGGTCCCGGGCAGCGTCGTGCCCTCGCCGGAGGCGCTGCGGCTGCTGGGCGCCCTGCTGACTGGAGACTGGGAGACGGCGGACGCCGCCGAGAGACGGCACTGCCGCGAGGGCGCGGGGCTGGTCTCGGCGTATCTGCACTGGCACCTGGAGCGGGGGCTGCGCTCCCTGCGGTACGTGCGCCAGGTGCCGAACGGTTAG
- a CDS encoding isoprenyl transferase produces MARRGMLSWSQQQREYVRPEPHPSGARPPKIPGELVPGHVAVVMDGNGRWAKQRGLPRTEGHKVGEGVVLDVLKGCLEMGVKNLSLYAFSTENWKRSPEEVRFLMNFNRDVIRRRRDEMDALGIRIRWVGRMPKLWKSVVQELQVAQEQTRNNDAMTLYFCVNYGGRAEIADAARGIAEDVKAGRLDPGKVNEKTLAKYMYYRDMPDVDLFLRPSGEQRTSNYLLWQSAYAEMVYQDVLWPDFDRRDLWAACLEYAQRDRRFGGALPVEGAEQEQEQEPGGETS; encoded by the coding sequence ATGGCACGCCGCGGAATGCTGTCCTGGTCGCAGCAGCAGCGCGAGTACGTGAGGCCCGAGCCGCACCCTTCGGGTGCCCGGCCTCCCAAGATCCCCGGCGAGCTGGTCCCGGGGCATGTGGCGGTCGTCATGGACGGCAACGGCCGGTGGGCCAAGCAGCGCGGGCTGCCCCGTACCGAGGGCCACAAGGTGGGCGAGGGCGTCGTGCTGGACGTGCTCAAGGGCTGCCTGGAGATGGGCGTCAAGAATCTGTCGCTGTACGCCTTCTCCACGGAGAACTGGAAGCGCTCGCCCGAAGAGGTCCGCTTCCTGATGAACTTCAACCGTGACGTGATCCGCAGGCGCCGGGACGAGATGGACGCGCTGGGTATCCGCATCCGCTGGGTGGGCCGGATGCCCAAGCTGTGGAAGTCGGTCGTCCAGGAGCTCCAGGTCGCCCAGGAGCAGACGCGGAACAACGACGCGATGACGCTCTACTTCTGCGTCAATTACGGCGGCCGGGCCGAGATCGCGGACGCGGCGCGCGGCATCGCGGAGGACGTGAAGGCGGGCCGCCTGGACCCGGGCAAGGTCAACGAGAAGACCCTCGCGAAGTACATGTACTACCGGGACATGCCCGACGTCGACCTGTTCCTGCGCCCCTCCGGCGAGCAGCGCACCTCCAACTACCTGCTGTGGCAGAGCGCGTACGCCGAGATGGTCTACCAGGACGTGCTGTGGCCGGACTTCGACCGGCGCGACCTGTGGGCGGCGTGCCTGGAGTACGCCCAGCGCGACCGCCGCTTCGGCGGCGCGCTGCCCGTGGAAGGGGCGGAGCAGGAGCAGGAGCAGGAGCCCGGCGGCGAGACCTCCTAG
- a CDS encoding DUF4190 domain-containing protein, whose translation MSTTPHPAATRPLRKGRTRVGDADDMAVASFIMGLVGLLVFNIFLGPCALVLGGLALTKGTTRRGRALLGTALGAADLVVLAALMTASGTVSWSLSG comes from the coding sequence ATGAGCACCACGCCTCACCCGGCCGCCACCCGCCCACTGCGCAAGGGCCGCACCCGTGTCGGCGACGCCGACGACATGGCGGTGGCCTCGTTCATCATGGGCCTGGTCGGGCTGCTGGTCTTCAACATCTTCCTGGGCCCCTGCGCCCTCGTCCTGGGCGGGCTCGCCCTCACCAAGGGCACCACCCGCCGGGGCCGCGCCCTGCTGGGCACGGCCCTGGGCGCCGCCGACCTCGTCGTACTCGCGGCCTTGATGACCGCGAGCGGGACCGTCTCCTGGAGCCTCAGCGGCTAG
- a CDS encoding TetR family transcriptional regulator, protein MSTTPSQRDLQKARTRRALLDAGLALLEHQSLSSLGLREITRVVGVSPAAFYRHFRDVSDLGVTLVEESLGSLHTVIRAGLAERSQDRDRIDHSVEAIAAYVRERPEHIRFVARERHGGVAAVRVAIGAQLDRFAQEVAQVLAQDEVSRDWSEEDVRMLGETYVDTMVMTASAFLEAAQGEGPDEAAVARIARRRLRLISVGRRHWTSEPDPGP, encoded by the coding sequence ATGAGCACCACCCCCTCGCAGCGAGACCTCCAGAAGGCCAGGACCCGCCGCGCGCTGCTGGACGCCGGGCTGGCCCTGCTGGAGCACCAGAGCCTGAGCAGCCTTGGACTGCGCGAGATCACCCGCGTCGTCGGCGTCTCACCCGCCGCGTTCTACCGGCACTTCCGGGACGTAAGTGACCTGGGCGTCACCCTGGTCGAGGAGTCCCTCGGCAGCCTGCACACGGTCATCCGCGCGGGGCTGGCCGAGCGCAGCCAGGACCGGGACCGCATCGACCACTCGGTGGAGGCCATAGCCGCCTATGTCCGCGAACGCCCCGAGCACATCCGCTTCGTGGCCCGCGAGCGGCACGGCGGGGTGGCCGCCGTCCGGGTCGCCATCGGCGCCCAGCTCGACCGCTTCGCACAGGAGGTCGCCCAGGTCCTCGCCCAGGACGAGGTCTCGCGGGACTGGAGCGAGGAGGATGTACGGATGCTGGGCGAGACCTACGTCGACACCATGGTGATGACCGCCTCCGCCTTCCTGGAGGCGGCCCAGGGCGAGGGCCCGGACGAGGCCGCCGTGGCGCGCATCGCGCGCCGCAGGCTACGGCTGATCAGCGTCGGCCGCCGCCACTGGACCTCCGAACCGGACCCCGGCCCCTGA
- a CDS encoding ABC transporter permease: MSDYAVLAGRSIRLTRRNLDAVITALVLPVMLMLVFVYFFGGAIETTTGTYVTYVAPGVLILCAGYGASMTATTVSNDMTNGIIDRFRSMDTHGTAVLTGHVAASVARNAVATAAVLAVAFAIGFRPHAGPAQWLAAIGILLLYITALSWLGAAAGLLAKSPEAAGGFTFGMLFLPYPSSAFVPIDTMPDWLHGFADNQPVTPVIESMRALLLDQPAGNSPWQALTWCAGLLAVALPLCAALFRRRTG, translated from the coding sequence ATGAGTGACTACGCGGTACTGGCGGGCCGTTCGATCCGGCTGACCCGGCGCAACCTCGACGCGGTGATCACCGCACTGGTGCTGCCGGTGATGCTGATGCTGGTGTTCGTCTACTTCTTCGGCGGCGCCATCGAGACCACCACCGGTACCTACGTCACCTACGTGGCGCCCGGCGTGCTGATCCTGTGCGCGGGCTACGGCGCCTCCATGACGGCCACGACCGTCAGCAACGACATGACCAACGGCATCATCGACCGCTTCCGCTCCATGGACACCCACGGCACGGCCGTCCTGACCGGCCATGTGGCGGCGAGCGTGGCCCGCAACGCGGTGGCGACGGCGGCCGTGCTGGCGGTGGCCTTCGCCATCGGCTTCCGCCCGCACGCGGGCCCGGCGCAGTGGCTGGCGGCCATCGGCATCCTGCTGCTCTACATCACCGCGCTCTCCTGGCTGGGCGCGGCTGCCGGGCTGCTGGCCAAGTCGCCGGAGGCGGCGGGCGGTTTCACCTTCGGCATGCTCTTCCTGCCCTACCCCAGCAGCGCCTTCGTACCGATCGACACCATGCCCGACTGGCTGCACGGCTTCGCCGACAACCAGCCGGTGACCCCCGTCATCGAGTCCATGCGCGCCCTGCTCCTGGACCAGCCCGCCGGCAACAGCCCCTGGCAGGCCCTCACCTGGTGCGCGGGCCTGCTCGCGGTGGCCCTGCCGCTGTGCGCGGCGCTGTTCCGCAGGCGGACGGGCTAG
- a CDS encoding ATP-binding cassette domain-containing protein, with the protein MSSAPQGSWAVEAQGLTKSYGAVRVLSGLDLRVRRGSVFALLGPNGAGKTTTVRALTTLTRADSGRAWVAGHDVVAERARVRRAISLTGQYAALDEEQTGEENLRMMARLRGRSRAEAGRLADGLLERFALTDAARRRVSTYSGGMRRRLDIAAGLVTDPEVVFLDEPTTGLDPRSRRTMWEVVSALAGSGITVFLTTQYLEEADRLADHVAVLGQGRVIAEGSPDELKKRVAAQRLDLTLTDRHAYEAMAARLDGRAVHRAPEELLLGVATDGSAPHVRALLDELDPARVEISRFALHGATLDDVFLELTHE; encoded by the coding sequence ATGTCCTCAGCTCCACAAGGAAGTTGGGCGGTCGAGGCGCAGGGGCTGACCAAGTCCTACGGCGCGGTGCGCGTGCTGTCAGGGCTGGATCTGCGAGTGCGGCGCGGCAGCGTCTTCGCACTGCTCGGGCCCAACGGCGCGGGCAAGACCACCACCGTCCGCGCCCTGACGACGCTCACCCGCGCCGACAGCGGCCGGGCGTGGGTGGCGGGCCACGACGTGGTCGCCGAGCGCGCCAGGGTGCGCCGCGCCATCAGCCTCACCGGGCAGTACGCCGCCTTGGACGAGGAGCAGACGGGCGAGGAGAACCTCCGGATGATGGCCCGGCTGCGTGGCCGCTCCCGGGCCGAGGCGGGACGGCTGGCGGACGGGCTGCTGGAGCGCTTCGCGCTCACGGACGCGGCCCGGCGCCGCGTCTCGACCTACTCGGGCGGCATGCGGCGCCGTCTGGACATCGCGGCGGGGCTGGTGACCGACCCGGAGGTCGTCTTCCTGGACGAGCCCACCACGGGGCTCGACCCGCGCAGCCGCCGCACGATGTGGGAGGTCGTGAGCGCGCTCGCCGGCTCGGGGATCACCGTCTTCCTCACGACCCAGTACCTGGAGGAGGCCGACCGGCTCGCCGACCACGTCGCCGTCCTGGGCCAGGGCCGGGTCATCGCCGAGGGCAGCCCGGACGAGCTGAAGAAGCGGGTCGCGGCCCAGCGCCTGGACCTGACGCTGACCGACCGGCACGCGTACGAGGCCATGGCGGCACGGCTCGACGGGCGCGCGGTGCACCGGGCGCCGGAGGAGCTGCTGCTGGGCGTGGCCACCGACGGCAGCGCGCCCCACGTCCGGGCGCTGCTGGACGAGCTGGATCCCGCGCGGGTGGAGATCTCCCGCTTCGCACTGCACGGCGCCACCCTCGACGACGTCTTCCTGGAGCTGACCCATGAGTGA
- a CDS encoding TetR/AcrR family transcriptional regulator, protein MAKRERPRTGLPAGVEAAWGLRERPGRGPARGLDVTRIVTAAVGIADAEGLAALSMSRVAAEVGVSAMALYRYVESKDDLLILMEDAAIGPPQPGPDPERGWRAGMEHWTRAHRAVLRQHLWVVRIPIGTPPLSPHGVGWMEQALAYLRGTGLPAGEKLGALMTLNGYVRSNVSLLADIEEATRAEGTEWEDVERRYWRLLAELTASGPFPAIKELLASGELEGPPEADEMDGDFEFGMATILDGVAARIRTHARDT, encoded by the coding sequence ATGGCGAAGAGAGAGCGGCCCCGGACCGGCCTTCCGGCGGGCGTCGAGGCCGCCTGGGGCCTGCGGGAGCGGCCGGGCCGGGGTCCGGCGCGAGGGCTGGACGTGACGCGGATCGTCACGGCTGCCGTCGGGATCGCCGACGCGGAGGGGCTCGCCGCGCTCTCCATGAGCCGCGTCGCCGCCGAGGTCGGCGTCTCGGCCATGGCGCTCTACCGCTACGTCGAGAGCAAGGATGACCTGCTGATCCTGATGGAGGACGCGGCCATCGGCCCCCCGCAACCGGGCCCGGATCCCGAACGGGGCTGGCGCGCGGGCATGGAGCACTGGACGCGCGCCCACCGCGCGGTTCTGCGGCAGCATCTGTGGGTCGTCCGCATCCCCATCGGCACCCCGCCACTGTCACCGCACGGGGTGGGATGGATGGAACAGGCCCTCGCGTACCTGCGCGGCACCGGTCTGCCGGCCGGCGAGAAGCTGGGCGCGCTGATGACCCTGAACGGCTACGTGCGCAGCAACGTGTCGCTGCTCGCCGATATCGAGGAGGCGACCCGGGCGGAGGGCACCGAGTGGGAGGACGTCGAACGCCGCTACTGGCGCCTCCTGGCCGAACTCACGGCTTCCGGCCCGTTCCCCGCGATCAAGGAGCTGCTGGCCTCGGGAGAGCTGGAGGGCCCGCCGGAAGCGGACGAGATGGACGGCGACTTCGAATTCGGCATGGCGACGATCCTGGACGGCGTCGCGGCCCGCATCCGCACCCACGCGCGAGACACGTAA
- a CDS encoding Fur family transcriptional regulator, with amino-acid sequence MTTAGPPVRGRSTRQRAAVSAALAEVEEFRSAQELHDMLKHRGDSVGLTTVYRTLQSLADAGEVDVLRTDEGESVYRRCNSDDHHHHLVCRACGKAVEVEGPAVEKWAAAVAAEHGFVNVGHTLEIFGTCGDCA; translated from the coding sequence GTGACCACCGCAGGCCCCCCTGTACGCGGCCGGTCGACCCGACAGCGCGCCGCGGTTTCGGCGGCTCTCGCCGAGGTCGAGGAGTTCCGCAGCGCGCAGGAGCTGCACGACATGCTCAAGCACCGCGGCGACTCGGTCGGACTGACCACCGTCTACCGCACGCTCCAGTCGCTCGCCGACGCCGGCGAAGTGGATGTGCTGCGCACGGACGAGGGCGAGTCCGTCTACCGCCGCTGCAACAGCGACGATCACCACCATCACCTGGTGTGCAGGGCCTGCGGCAAGGCCGTCGAGGTCGAGGGCCCGGCGGTCGAGAAGTGGGCCGCCGCGGTGGCCGCCGAGCACGGTTTCGTGAACGTGGGCCACACCCTGGAGATCTTCGGCACCTGCGGCGACTGTGCGTAG